A DNA window from Providencia huaxiensis contains the following coding sequences:
- the rpoH gene encoding RNA polymerase sigma factor RpoH codes for MTKDMQSLALVPQGSIEAYVRAANAYPMLTAEEEKELAERLHYHGDLDAAKQLILSHLRFVIHVARSYAGYGLPQADLIQEGNIGLMKAVRRFNPEVGVRLVSFAVHWIKAEIHEYVLRNWRIVKVATTKSQRKLFFNLRKNKKRLGWFNQDEVDMVAQELGVSTKDVREMESRMAAQDMAFDMSDDDDSSDFGGPVAPVLYLQDKASDFAGSIEDDNWESHATDRLAEALDSLDERSQDIIRARWLDDDNKTTLQELADKYGVSAERVRQLEKNAMKKLRLAMEEDEDSEM; via the coding sequence ATGACCAAAGACATGCAATCATTAGCTCTTGTTCCACAAGGAAGTATTGAAGCCTATGTTCGGGCCGCTAATGCTTACCCGATGCTTACCGCTGAGGAAGAAAAGGAACTTGCTGAACGGCTGCATTACCATGGTGATCTGGATGCTGCGAAGCAACTGATCTTATCGCATTTGCGCTTTGTTATTCATGTTGCTCGTAGTTATGCAGGGTATGGTTTACCGCAAGCTGATTTAATTCAGGAAGGTAATATCGGCCTGATGAAAGCGGTGCGTCGTTTCAATCCTGAAGTTGGCGTTCGCCTTGTTTCCTTTGCGGTTCACTGGATCAAAGCTGAAATTCATGAATACGTTCTACGTAACTGGCGTATTGTGAAAGTCGCGACGACAAAATCGCAACGTAAGCTATTCTTTAATTTAAGAAAGAATAAAAAACGTCTTGGTTGGTTTAACCAAGATGAAGTCGATATGGTTGCCCAAGAGTTAGGTGTAAGTACTAAAGATGTGCGTGAAATGGAATCACGTATGGCTGCACAAGACATGGCATTTGATATGTCAGATGACGACGACAGCAGTGATTTTGGTGGCCCAGTAGCCCCGGTCTTATACTTACAAGACAAAGCATCAGACTTTGCCGGCTCAATTGAAGATGATAATTGGGAAAGCCATGCAACTGACCGCCTTGCAGAGGCATTAGACTCTTTAGACGAGCGCAGTCAGGATATCATTCGAGCTCGTTGGCTAGATGATGACAACAAAACGACGTTGCAAGAACTTGCTGATAAATACGGTGTTTCTGCAGAGCGTGTTCGTCAGCTTGAAAAGAACGCCATGAAGAAGTTACGTTTGGCGATGGAAGAAGACGAAGACAGCGAAATGTGA
- the panM gene encoding aspartate 1-decarboxylase autocleavage activator PanM gives MRLTIIPLVNPTEQQYLDLHKIWPDQSPFELAKMCKAGQQFYAARFNDRLLGATKITVDHNAATLHDFCVREVTRQRGVGSYLLEEICQAIPDITLWKFDISGVALQEKEVMQLFLAANGFNATTQPDIWTKQHEVK, from the coding sequence ATGAGACTCACTATTATCCCGCTGGTCAATCCTACTGAGCAACAATATCTGGACTTACATAAAATCTGGCCTGACCAGAGCCCTTTTGAACTGGCAAAAATGTGCAAAGCAGGTCAGCAATTTTACGCTGCGCGCTTTAATGACCGACTTCTTGGTGCCACAAAAATTACCGTGGATCATAACGCAGCCACTTTGCACGATTTTTGTGTACGAGAGGTTACTCGCCAACGAGGTGTTGGCTCATATTTATTAGAAGAAATTTGCCAAGCCATCCCTGACATTACACTATGGAAATTTGATATTAGCGGGGTAGCGCTACAAGAAAAAGAAGTGATGCAACTATTCTTGGCGGCTAATGGCTTCAATGCCACCACACAACCTGATATATGGACAAAACAGCATGAAGTTAAATAA
- the gloA2 gene encoding SMU1112c/YaeR family gloxylase I-like metalloprotein has protein sequence MKLNKIHHVAVIASNFEISKDFYCRILGLNLLEEHYRPANNSWKADLAFGEHYQIELFSFVNPPARLSYPEATGLRHLAFSVDDLDKWVAYLTKQGVACETIRVDPYTQKRFTFFTDPDGLPLELYSD, from the coding sequence ATGAAGTTAAATAAAATTCATCATGTTGCTGTTATAGCATCCAATTTTGAAATCAGTAAGGATTTTTATTGCCGTATTTTGGGTTTAAATTTACTTGAAGAACATTACCGCCCAGCGAATAATTCGTGGAAAGCGGACTTAGCCTTTGGTGAACATTACCAAATTGAGTTATTCAGTTTTGTTAACCCGCCAGCAAGGCTGAGTTACCCCGAAGCCACAGGGCTGCGTCATTTAGCCTTCAGTGTCGATGATTTAGATAAATGGGTCGCTTATTTAACTAAACAAGGGGTGGCTTGTGAAACAATACGGGTTGACCCCTACACGCAAAAGCGTTTTACATTTTTCACAGACCCAGATGGCTTACCACTAGAGTTATACAGTGATTAA
- a CDS encoding branched-chain amino acid ABC transporter substrate-binding protein, which yields MKNMNKALLAGCIAMAFSSAGWAKEIKIAVVGAMSGPVAQYGDMEFTGARQAIADINAKGGINGNTLVAVEYDDACDPKQAVAVANKVINDGIRHVIGHLCSSSTQPASDIYEDEGVIMITPAATNADLTTRGYQMVLRTTGLDSDQGPTAAKFIMEDIKPTRIAVVHDKQQYGEGLARSVRESLNKAGVKEVMFEGVTAGDKDFSALVAKLKKENVDFVYFGGYYPEMGQILRQAKQAGLNIRFMGPEGVGNSSLSNIAGDASEGMLVTLPKRYDQVATNQPIVDAIKAKKEDPTGPFVWTTYAAIQGLTTAMERTGSIEPEDLVKDLKANPVETVMGTLSWQPNGDLKGFEFGVFEWHKDGTSTSVK from the coding sequence ATGAAGAATATGAATAAAGCATTATTGGCGGGCTGTATTGCGATGGCGTTCAGTTCTGCAGGATGGGCAAAGGAAATTAAAATAGCGGTTGTTGGCGCGATGTCAGGGCCTGTGGCGCAATATGGTGATATGGAATTTACAGGGGCACGCCAAGCGATAGCAGACATTAATGCTAAAGGTGGCATTAATGGAAACACATTAGTGGCAGTTGAATATGACGATGCCTGTGACCCGAAACAAGCGGTTGCGGTGGCAAATAAAGTCATTAACGATGGTATTCGCCATGTCATTGGGCATTTATGTTCCTCTTCAACACAGCCTGCATCCGATATTTATGAAGATGAAGGTGTCATTATGATCACCCCTGCAGCCACTAATGCGGATTTAACCACGCGTGGCTACCAGATGGTGCTTCGTACAACAGGTTTGGATTCAGACCAAGGACCAACTGCAGCTAAATTTATTATGGAAGATATCAAACCAACTCGTATTGCTGTTGTGCATGACAAACAACAGTATGGGGAAGGTTTAGCCCGTTCTGTGCGTGAAAGCCTCAATAAAGCGGGCGTTAAAGAGGTCATGTTTGAAGGGGTAACCGCGGGAGACAAAGACTTTTCCGCTTTAGTGGCAAAATTGAAGAAAGAGAACGTGGATTTTGTTTACTTCGGGGGATATTACCCAGAAATGGGGCAAATTTTACGCCAAGCGAAACAAGCTGGGTTGAATATTCGCTTTATGGGGCCTGAAGGCGTCGGTAACTCTTCATTATCAAATATTGCAGGCGATGCCTCTGAGGGCATGTTGGTAACTTTACCAAAACGTTATGACCAAGTCGCGACTAACCAACCGATTGTTGATGCCATCAAAGCGAAGAAAGAAGACCCAACGGGCCCATTTGTTTGGACAACTTATGCTGCTATCCAAGGTTTAACAACAGCAATGGAGCGTACTGGCAGCATCGAGCCTGAAGATTTGGTGAAAGACCTGAAAGCAAATCCAGTCGAAACCGTTATGGGAACATTAAGCTGGCAGCCAAACGGTGATCTGAAAGGGTTTGAGTTCGGCGTATTTGAGTGGCACAAAGATGGGACATCCACCTCTGTAAAATAG